From Candidatus Cybelea sp., a single genomic window includes:
- a CDS encoding XdhC family protein, with protein sequence MREVYATAARWLDEGRTFALATLVTLREAAMAPIGTTIAVDVSGRIVGNIGTGCHEPEIVEAAAQTARDGRTRRLDINLTIEDEIFAAPGCGAIMQVVTWLPELAFAEEAHAIAAGERAACVTFDYADAAGSRQTFRNEYPPKESLILIGATALAAELAAIAPRSDFNVIVVDPRPSFATKERLGEAPQIVREWPQEYLPGALSERTHVVMLSHDPKFDLPALRCALRSAAPYIGLLGSRRSQSARRAALAEDGFDESALARIHGPAGLDIGGATIAETALSILAEIVANRHERLGSPLRASLRQIHRREELVANRTR encoded by the coding sequence GTGCGTGAAGTTTATGCGACCGCGGCGCGATGGCTTGATGAAGGCCGTACCTTTGCTCTGGCAACGCTGGTGACGCTGCGCGAAGCGGCAATGGCGCCGATCGGCACGACGATCGCCGTCGATGTAAGCGGACGAATCGTCGGCAACATCGGCACGGGCTGTCACGAGCCCGAGATCGTGGAGGCGGCAGCGCAGACGGCACGCGACGGGCGGACGCGGCGGCTCGACATCAACCTCACGATCGAGGACGAAATTTTTGCCGCGCCCGGCTGCGGCGCGATCATGCAGGTCGTAACCTGGTTGCCCGAGCTCGCCTTTGCGGAAGAAGCGCACGCGATCGCTGCCGGAGAACGGGCTGCGTGCGTCACCTTCGATTATGCCGACGCTGCGGGCTCGAGGCAGACCTTCAGGAACGAGTATCCGCCAAAGGAGAGCTTGATCCTCATCGGCGCAACGGCACTTGCGGCCGAGCTTGCCGCCATCGCGCCCCGCTCGGACTTCAACGTGATCGTCGTCGATCCGCGACCGTCATTCGCGACGAAAGAACGGCTCGGCGAAGCGCCCCAGATCGTGCGCGAATGGCCGCAGGAGTATCTGCCCGGCGCGCTCTCCGAGCGCACGCACGTCGTCATGCTCTCGCACGATCCGAAGTTCGACCTGCCGGCGCTGCGCTGTGCGCTGCGCTCTGCGGCGCCGTACATCGGGCTGCTCGGCAGCCGTCGATCGCAATCGGCGCGGCGCGCCGCGTTGGCCGAAGACGGCTTCGACGAAAGCGCACTGGCGCGGATTCACGGGCCTGCCGGCCTCGACATCGGGGGCGCGACGATCGCCGAAACCGCACTGTCGATCCTTGCCGAAATCGTCGCGAATCGCCACGAGAGGCTCGGCTCCCCTTTGAGAGCGAGTCTGCGCCAGATACATCGCCGCGAGGAGCTCGTCGCCAACCGAACGCGATAG
- a CDS encoding AAA family ATPase, which translates to MGKVIAGGRLDIRLFGHMEVALDGVPLRFTTPRKSLQVLAYLLLHRAVAVSREYLAFLLYPDDEESSARAKLRATLSELPKILPPPAERYVSIESDKIAWNPQADVWLDVDAFVEACADRNRIGEAIDLYRGDLLPEVYDEWLDAIRERHRNAYLRCLAERVSEARRGADFPLAIETARKVLVVDPWREDMVRRIIAMRYELGDRAGALSEYAGFAKRLRAEMGAEPMPETAALAERIASGQTTDRPDGEVERPAVAGAGPILPFVGRHDEMERLLETWSRVIHGHGACVFVGGETGIGKSRLVWEFAHAVEDRGGRVLVGATSSPEAVPYESIVDGLRSGLPLIASLKPSMALACVATLLPEVHARVGLPAVPRLDAESERIRLFESLFRCLADLAAQRPLLLVLEDLHWAQAASMDLLEFLLRRTAGAAVMIVVTYRDDEAALLHALHRLRREGRAAAGAQNIWLGRLSIAEVEELRRSLPEVHDRPAETLVAASQGNPLFLTQLVVDVREDERAAPASLTGIVARRLERLSEPARTAAEIAACIGDRFSRDAVREVSAWDETDLTEALDELLDRRIIREATGRGFLEYAFTHHLIHEAIADAVAPKTAAVRRRRVARVLEDLYPERFSELSGLLAAHYDAAGDSANATRCYLEAVRRSISIGAPAEARTLCDRALLLADARGRAEILLERVTIESRSGDSDSRSAALQALEQVDAELGDAAVHRDALLRRMEFAAGIGDREMHERAAENLRASISDDDARSRAALHLAEAKMAFNFGHLAESYAAAAGALVCSRAAHDEAETTAALCALAQVEAHRGHLSTAESLFDEAAQAAARAADPQLEHLALSSGWTIAYQRRDMKRCHTVARRCLELAVKLGDRPAEAQAHGRLGVTLSAVGTEYAEARGHYADAERIYRETGRPAGSAGPLMNEALLEMRLGFFARACAASEKAAEIFERVNDERGLANGLNNLVFLRACIGNYAGAREAAELGLTIARERGFGLLEASILENLAFAEALAGNCVLAIDLAESSFELRSRSESQVWSSMTLANLAVWYGAQGNLPAARDAVARLLADEDAIMRATDWPSYCYWAAAQIYHLDGDQRAASQMLEKARRLMQTSANDMEPEDRESFLAIPWHADLMHVVEAADWPSPPR; encoded by the coding sequence GTGGGCAAGGTTATCGCCGGCGGACGTCTCGACATCCGGCTCTTCGGTCATATGGAAGTAGCTCTTGACGGGGTGCCCCTTCGCTTCACCACCCCGCGAAAGTCGCTGCAGGTGCTTGCCTACCTCTTGCTGCATCGCGCCGTCGCGGTCTCGCGCGAGTACCTGGCCTTCCTGCTCTACCCCGACGACGAGGAAAGCTCGGCGCGCGCGAAGCTGCGCGCGACGTTGAGCGAGCTGCCGAAGATTCTGCCGCCGCCCGCGGAGCGTTACGTTTCGATCGAGAGCGACAAAATCGCATGGAACCCGCAGGCCGACGTCTGGCTCGACGTGGATGCGTTCGTCGAGGCCTGCGCCGATCGCAATCGAATCGGTGAAGCGATCGATCTCTACCGCGGCGACCTGTTGCCGGAGGTCTACGACGAATGGCTCGACGCCATCCGCGAACGGCATCGCAACGCCTATCTGCGATGTCTGGCGGAACGCGTCTCGGAGGCGCGGCGGGGCGCCGACTTTCCGCTCGCGATCGAAACCGCGCGCAAGGTGCTGGTGGTCGATCCGTGGCGGGAAGACATGGTGCGCCGTATCATCGCGATGCGTTACGAACTCGGCGATCGCGCCGGAGCGCTTAGCGAGTACGCGGGATTCGCGAAGCGGCTGCGAGCCGAGATGGGCGCCGAACCTATGCCGGAAACGGCAGCGCTGGCGGAGCGTATCGCGAGCGGGCAGACCACCGACCGGCCCGATGGCGAAGTCGAACGGCCGGCGGTCGCGGGGGCCGGTCCGATTCTGCCGTTCGTCGGACGGCACGATGAGATGGAGCGTTTGCTCGAGACGTGGAGCCGGGTCATCCACGGGCACGGCGCCTGCGTCTTCGTCGGCGGCGAGACCGGTATCGGTAAGTCGCGGCTGGTCTGGGAGTTCGCGCACGCAGTCGAAGATCGCGGCGGGCGCGTACTCGTTGGAGCTACCAGTTCGCCCGAAGCGGTTCCCTATGAAAGCATCGTCGACGGCCTGCGCAGCGGGCTGCCCCTCATCGCGTCGCTCAAACCGAGTATGGCGCTGGCCTGCGTCGCGACCTTACTTCCGGAGGTACACGCCCGCGTCGGATTACCGGCCGTTCCGCGCCTCGACGCCGAGAGCGAGCGCATTCGTCTTTTTGAGTCGCTCTTTCGCTGTCTCGCCGATCTCGCCGCGCAGCGACCGTTGCTGCTCGTGCTCGAGGACCTCCACTGGGCGCAGGCCGCATCGATGGACCTGCTCGAGTTCCTGCTGCGCCGGACTGCCGGCGCAGCGGTAATGATCGTCGTCACCTATCGCGATGACGAAGCCGCACTGTTGCACGCACTGCACCGCCTGCGTCGTGAGGGACGCGCGGCGGCCGGCGCGCAGAACATCTGGCTCGGTCGTCTCTCGATCGCGGAGGTCGAAGAGCTTCGCCGCTCGCTGCCCGAAGTGCACGATCGTCCCGCGGAAACGCTCGTCGCCGCGTCGCAAGGCAATCCTCTTTTCTTGACGCAGCTCGTCGTCGACGTTCGCGAGGACGAGCGAGCCGCGCCCGCTTCGCTGACCGGCATCGTCGCCCGGCGTCTCGAGCGCCTCTCGGAGCCCGCTCGAACGGCCGCCGAGATTGCGGCGTGCATCGGCGATCGCTTTTCGCGCGACGCCGTACGCGAAGTCAGCGCTTGGGACGAGACGGACTTGACCGAAGCGCTCGACGAACTGCTCGACCGGCGGATCATCCGCGAAGCGACCGGCCGCGGATTTCTCGAGTACGCCTTTACCCATCATCTAATCCACGAGGCAATCGCGGATGCCGTCGCGCCGAAAACCGCCGCGGTGCGGCGCCGCCGGGTTGCGCGCGTACTCGAAGATCTCTACCCCGAGCGTTTCTCGGAACTCTCCGGACTTCTCGCGGCCCACTACGACGCTGCCGGCGACTCCGCCAACGCGACGCGTTGCTATCTCGAAGCGGTACGGCGGTCGATTTCGATCGGCGCTCCCGCGGAAGCGAGGACACTTTGCGATCGCGCGCTCTTGCTCGCCGACGCGCGCGGCCGGGCGGAGATACTGTTGGAGCGCGTCACGATCGAGTCTCGCTCGGGAGATAGCGACTCTCGCAGCGCGGCGTTGCAGGCCTTGGAACAGGTCGACGCCGAGCTCGGCGACGCGGCGGTTCACCGAGACGCGCTGCTCCGGCGCATGGAGTTTGCAGCGGGCATCGGCGATCGCGAGATGCACGAGCGCGCGGCCGAGAACCTGCGGGCAAGCATCTCCGACGATGACGCCCGTTCGCGCGCAGCGCTGCACCTGGCCGAAGCGAAGATGGCATTCAACTTCGGGCATCTCGCCGAATCGTACGCTGCAGCCGCCGGCGCGCTGGTCTGCAGCCGAGCGGCGCACGACGAAGCTGAAACGACGGCGGCCCTCTGCGCGCTCGCGCAGGTCGAAGCGCATCGCGGACACCTCTCGACCGCCGAGTCACTCTTCGATGAAGCGGCCCAGGCCGCCGCCCGGGCTGCCGATCCGCAGCTCGAACATCTGGCGCTGAGCAGCGGCTGGACGATCGCCTACCAACGGCGCGACATGAAGCGCTGCCATACGGTTGCGCGCCGCTGTCTGGAACTCGCGGTAAAGCTCGGAGACCGCCCCGCCGAGGCGCAGGCGCACGGCCGTCTCGGCGTAACGCTTTCCGCCGTCGGTACGGAGTACGCCGAAGCGCGCGGGCACTATGCCGACGCCGAGCGCATCTACCGCGAAACCGGCCGGCCCGCCGGCAGCGCCGGCCCGCTCATGAACGAAGCGCTGCTCGAGATGAGGCTCGGATTCTTTGCACGCGCGTGTGCCGCAAGCGAAAAGGCTGCAGAGATCTTCGAACGCGTAAACGACGAGCGCGGACTGGCAAACGGCCTCAACAATCTCGTCTTTCTCAGAGCTTGTATCGGCAACTACGCCGGTGCTCGCGAAGCCGCCGAACTCGGGCTCACGATCGCGCGCGAACGCGGTTTTGGCCTGCTGGAAGCCTCGATTCTCGAGAACCTCGCTTTTGCCGAGGCGCTGGCCGGAAACTGCGTGCTCGCGATCGATCTCGCCGAGTCTTCTTTCGAGCTGCGCTCGCGTTCCGAGTCGCAAGTATGGTCGAGCATGACGCTCGCCAACCTTGCCGTTTGGTACGGTGCGCAGGGAAATCTTCCGGCGGCGCGCGACGCCGTGGCCCGTCTGCTCGCCGATGAAGACGCAATCATGCGGGCAACGGACTGGCCTTCATACTGTTATTGGGCCGCGGCGCAGATCTACCATCTCGACGGCGACCAACGCGCCGCATCGCAGATGCTCGAGAAAGCACGCCGGCTCATGCAGACGAGCGCGAACGACATGGAACCCGAAGATCGGGAGAGTTTCTTGGCGATTCCCTGGCACGCCGATTTAATGCACGTCGTCGAGGCCGCCGACTGGCCGAGTCCGCCGCGCTAG
- a CDS encoding NHL repeat-containing protein — protein sequence MSASASYRRALPALVLAAGLSGCAGNQSSGGGFVPADPAHLPAQAPGRAGARIPGAGVRIFTANRDGGSLLAFEVKSSGDVPPQTTIAGSKTELSDPDSLAVDGHGNIYTANDGATQVEIFAPGANGNVKPKRTIAGSKTGLGPTEGMTVDASGDLWVSNFSGAAITEYAPGAKGNVAPRVTISGTQTELATPVGMATDGQGRLYVANIGSASIVAFAKGAKGNVAPVVSISGSDTQLSRPFALAFDGKGRLLVADENSGILVFAKGAAGDATPVAQITGLDDPAGVTADAKNHIWAAEFSGNAIKEFSPNANGNAQPIRTIQGQSTTLNGANYLALH from the coding sequence ATGTCTGCATCTGCATCGTACCGCCGCGCTCTGCCGGCACTCGTCCTGGCCGCCGGCCTCTCCGGCTGCGCGGGCAACCAAAGCAGCGGCGGCGGGTTCGTTCCCGCCGATCCGGCACACCTTCCTGCGCAGGCCCCGGGCCGCGCCGGCGCCCGCATTCCCGGCGCCGGTGTTCGTATTTTCACCGCCAACCGCGATGGCGGCAGCCTCTTGGCGTTCGAGGTAAAATCGTCCGGCGACGTCCCCCCTCAGACGACGATAGCCGGCTCGAAGACCGAGCTAAGCGATCCGGATTCGCTCGCCGTCGACGGGCACGGGAACATCTATACCGCCAACGACGGCGCCACCCAAGTCGAGATCTTCGCGCCCGGCGCGAACGGTAACGTCAAGCCGAAACGAACGATCGCGGGATCGAAGACGGGACTCGGTCCGACCGAGGGCATGACCGTCGACGCGTCGGGAGATCTATGGGTGAGTAACTTCAGCGGTGCGGCAATCACCGAGTACGCGCCTGGAGCCAAAGGCAACGTCGCGCCGCGCGTGACGATCTCCGGCACCCAGACCGAACTCGCAACTCCCGTCGGCATGGCGACGGACGGTCAAGGACGCCTCTACGTCGCGAACATCGGCTCGGCGTCGATTGTCGCCTTCGCAAAGGGGGCAAAAGGAAATGTCGCCCCTGTCGTTTCTATCTCCGGCAGCGACACGCAGCTAAGCCGGCCTTTCGCGCTCGCCTTTGACGGGAAAGGGCGTCTGCTCGTCGCCGACGAGAATTCCGGCATCCTCGTCTTCGCTAAAGGCGCAGCCGGAGATGCGACACCGGTGGCGCAGATTACCGGGCTCGATGATCCGGCCGGCGTCACCGCGGATGCAAAGAATCACATCTGGGCGGCCGAGTTCTCGGGTAACGCGATCAAAGAATTTAGCCCGAACGCAAACGGTAACGCGCAGCCCATCCGCACGATCCAAGGCCAGAGCACAACTCTTAACGGGGCGAACTATCTGGCGTTGCACTAG